The following coding sequences lie in one Hydrogenophaga sp. PBL-H3 genomic window:
- the glnK gene encoding P-II family nitrogen regulator encodes MKMVSAIIKPFKLDEVREALSGMGVQGITVTEVKGFGRQKGHTELYRGAEYVVDFLPKVKIEAAVSDDLVDRVIEAIEGAARTGKIGDGKIFVTSLEQVVRIRTGETGKEAL; translated from the coding sequence ATGAAAATGGTTTCAGCCATCATCAAGCCGTTCAAACTGGACGAAGTGCGTGAAGCACTCTCCGGCATGGGCGTGCAAGGCATCACCGTGACCGAAGTCAAGGGCTTCGGCCGTCAGAAGGGCCACACCGAGCTGTACCGCGGCGCAGAGTACGTGGTCGACTTTCTGCCCAAGGTCAAGATCGAAGCAGCCGTGTCCGACGACCTGGTCGATCGCGTGATCGAAGCCATCGAAGGTGCGGCCCGCACCGGCAAGATCGGCGACGGCAAGATTTTCGTCACCTCGCTCGAACAGGTGGTTCGCATCCGCACCGGCGAGACCGGCAAAGAAGCGCTTTGA
- a CDS encoding ammonium transporter has protein sequence MKKLIATLLLGVGLAFAGLNATAQTTTEAPPAAVAAPAAAAPAAEAPAPAAAPAAAAPAEAPAAAEAAPAPVPNKGDTAWMMVSTLLVVFMTIPGLALFYGGLVRSKNMLSVLMQVMVVFSLIVVLWVVYGYSLAFTEGNAFIGSFDRLFLAGTWDNVAGTFTPAATFSKGVVIPEIVFAAFQATFAGITCALIVGAFAERMKFSAVLLFSALWFTFSYTPVAHMVWYWMGPDAYTAADVVDSMNSKAGYIWQMGALDFAGGTVVHINAAVAGLVGAYMVGKRIGYGKESMAPHSLTLTMVGAAMLWVGWFGFNAGSALEANGFAALAFINTLAATAAAVLAWCIGESLGKGKASMLGAASGAVAGLVAITPAAGNVGVGGALVIGVIAGFACLWGVNGLKKLLGADDSLDVFGVHGVGGIVGALLTGVFNSPNLGGPSLVADWTTVAMVAPEAYSIAGQVWTQAKAVLITIVWSGVVSFIAFKVVDLTVGLRVTEEQEREGLDISSHGETAYNR, from the coding sequence ATGAAAAAACTGATTGCAACCCTGCTGCTGGGTGTGGGCCTGGCATTTGCCGGCCTCAACGCCACCGCGCAGACCACGACCGAAGCGCCGCCCGCCGCCGTGGCAGCGCCCGCAGCCGCTGCACCTGCTGCAGAGGCACCGGCTCCCGCCGCGGCCCCCGCTGCTGCTGCACCGGCCGAAGCGCCTGCCGCCGCAGAAGCCGCCCCCGCTCCTGTGCCCAACAAGGGCGACACCGCCTGGATGATGGTGTCCACCCTGCTGGTGGTCTTCATGACGATTCCCGGCCTGGCCCTGTTCTACGGCGGCCTGGTCCGCAGCAAGAACATGCTGTCGGTCCTGATGCAGGTCATGGTGGTCTTCTCGCTGATCGTCGTGCTGTGGGTCGTGTACGGCTACAGCCTGGCGTTCACCGAGGGCAACGCCTTCATCGGCAGCTTTGACCGCCTGTTCCTCGCAGGAACCTGGGACAACGTCGCCGGCACCTTCACGCCCGCCGCCACCTTCAGCAAGGGTGTCGTGATCCCCGAGATCGTGTTCGCGGCTTTCCAGGCCACGTTCGCCGGCATCACCTGCGCGCTGATCGTGGGCGCCTTTGCCGAGCGCATGAAGTTCTCCGCCGTGCTGCTGTTCAGCGCGCTGTGGTTCACCTTCAGCTACACCCCGGTCGCCCACATGGTCTGGTACTGGATGGGCCCTGACGCCTACACCGCCGCCGACGTGGTGGATTCCATGAACAGCAAGGCCGGCTACATCTGGCAGATGGGCGCGCTGGACTTCGCTGGCGGCACCGTGGTGCACATCAACGCGGCCGTGGCCGGTCTGGTGGGCGCCTACATGGTGGGCAAGCGCATTGGCTACGGCAAGGAATCGATGGCGCCTCACAGCCTGACGCTGACCATGGTCGGTGCCGCCATGCTGTGGGTGGGCTGGTTCGGCTTCAACGCCGGCTCCGCTCTGGAAGCCAACGGCTTCGCTGCGCTGGCCTTCATCAACACGCTGGCCGCCACCGCAGCCGCCGTGCTGGCCTGGTGCATCGGTGAATCGCTGGGCAAAGGCAAGGCCTCCATGCTGGGTGCCGCTTCCGGTGCCGTTGCAGGTCTGGTCGCCATCACCCCCGCAGCCGGCAACGTCGGCGTGGGTGGCGCACTGGTCATCGGCGTGATCGCTGGTTTCGCCTGCCTCTGGGGTGTCAACGGCCTGAAGAAACTGCTGGGTGCGGACGACTCGCTCGACGTGTTCGGCGTGCACGGCGTGGGCGGTATCGTGGGCGCTCTGCTCACCGGCGTGTTCAACTCGCCCAACCTGGGTGGCCCGAGCCTGGTGGCCGACTGGACGACGGTTGCCATGGTGGCCCCCGAGGCCTACAGCATTGCCGGCCAGGTCTGGACGCAAGCCAAGGCCGTGCTGATCACCATCGTGTGGTCGGGTGTGGTCTCCTTCATCGCCTTCAAGGTGGTTGACCTGACCGTGGGCCTGCGCGTGACCGAAGAGCAGGAACGCGAAGGTCTGGACATCTCGTCCCACGGCGAGACGGCCTACAACCGTTAA
- the glcE gene encoding glycolate oxidase subunit GlcE, translating into MQASTTDHPSHLIEQITEAAAARQPLRIVGGDTKSFYGTPTQGAELSTADWSGVVSYEPTELVITVRAGTPLAEVEALLAEQGQCFPFEPPRFGRGGTVGGMVASGLAGPARASAGSVRDYVLGARFINGRGELLTFGGQVMKNVAGYDVSRVMAGSMGTLGVISEVSLKVLPVALAEATLVFSLGQHEALEQLHRWGGQPLPINASCWVKDDTQADAPELLFVRLRGAVAAVEAACERMAREASGTRMDNAQAGPDWDACRDQRLPFFDAPSPDACLWRLSVPQTASVLALPYAQLIEWQGAQRWLWAPASAAAELRAAASAVNGHATLFRAGADGAPGVPRFQSQSAALQSIQARLLESFDPAGIFNPGRMA; encoded by the coding sequence ATGCAAGCCAGCACCACCGACCACCCCAGCCACCTGATCGAGCAGATCACCGAAGCCGCCGCGGCCCGCCAGCCCTTGCGCATCGTCGGCGGCGACACGAAATCGTTTTACGGAACGCCGACGCAAGGCGCCGAACTCTCCACCGCCGACTGGTCGGGCGTCGTCAGCTACGAGCCCACCGAGCTCGTGATCACCGTGCGGGCCGGCACGCCGCTGGCCGAGGTGGAGGCGCTGCTCGCCGAGCAAGGCCAGTGTTTTCCGTTCGAGCCGCCACGCTTTGGCCGGGGCGGCACCGTGGGCGGCATGGTGGCGTCCGGCCTGGCCGGCCCGGCGCGGGCCAGCGCCGGCTCGGTGCGCGACTACGTGCTGGGCGCGCGCTTCATCAACGGCCGCGGGGAGCTGCTCACCTTCGGTGGGCAGGTCATGAAAAACGTGGCGGGTTACGACGTCAGCCGCGTCATGGCCGGATCGATGGGCACCCTGGGCGTGATCAGCGAGGTGAGCCTCAAGGTGTTGCCGGTGGCGCTGGCCGAAGCCACGCTGGTCTTTTCGCTCGGCCAGCACGAGGCCCTGGAACAACTGCACCGCTGGGGCGGCCAGCCGCTGCCGATCAACGCCTCGTGCTGGGTGAAGGACGACACCCAGGCCGATGCGCCCGAGCTGCTGTTCGTGCGCCTGCGTGGCGCGGTGGCGGCGGTGGAGGCGGCGTGCGAACGCATGGCGCGCGAGGCCAGCGGCACCCGCATGGACAACGCACAGGCCGGGCCCGACTGGGACGCTTGCCGCGACCAGCGCCTGCCCTTCTTCGACGCGCCCTCGCCCGATGCGTGCCTGTGGCGCCTCTCGGTGCCGCAGACGGCGTCGGTGCTGGCATTGCCTTATGCGCAGCTCATTGAGTGGCAGGGCGCTCAACGCTGGTTGTGGGCGCCGGCCTCGGCGGCCGCTGAGTTGCGTGCGGCGGCCAGCGCAGTGAATGGCCACGCCACGCTGTTCCGCGCTGGTGCCGATGGCGCGCCGGGCGTGCCCCGCTTCCAGAGCCAGAGCGCCGCACTGCAAAGCATCCAGGCCCGCTTGCTCGAATCCTTCGATCCCGCCGGCATCTTCAACCCAGGTCGCATGGCCTGA
- the glcF gene encoding glycolate oxidase subunit GlcF, translating to MQTQLSPEYQARADGRAAEAILRKCVHCGFCTATCPTYQLLGDELDGPRGRIYLMKQVLEGAEPTRKTQLHLDRCLTCRNCETTCPSGVDYGHLIDIGRKLVDEKVPRPATEKTVRWLLKEGLPSPLFGPAMKLGQLVRPLLPASLQNKVPAPRAAGPLPTRTHARRVLLLAGCVQPAMMPGIHSATARVLDAAGIQGVLAPAAGCCGAVKFHLNDQSGGMAQMRANIDAWWPLVDGPNAVEAIVMNASGCGVTVKEYGHILRDDPAYAAKAARISELTQDLSELLPALVPALRPLLKHQPDASRVIAFHPPCTLQHGQKLKGGVEQHLAALGFTVQVAKNEAHLCCGSAGTYSVLNPEIAYELRDRKLGHLGELQPSVIASANIGCITHLQSGTTTPVRHWVEVLDEALSAP from the coding sequence ATGCAAACCCAGCTCTCCCCCGAATACCAGGCCCGCGCCGACGGCCGCGCGGCCGAGGCCATCCTGCGCAAGTGCGTGCATTGCGGGTTCTGCACCGCCACCTGCCCCACCTACCAGTTGCTCGGCGACGAGCTCGACGGCCCGCGCGGGCGCATCTACCTGATGAAGCAGGTGCTCGAAGGTGCCGAACCCACGCGCAAGACGCAGCTGCACCTGGACCGCTGCCTCACCTGCCGCAACTGCGAAACCACCTGCCCCAGTGGTGTGGACTACGGCCACCTGATCGACATCGGCCGCAAGCTGGTGGATGAAAAAGTGCCGCGCCCGGCAACGGAGAAAACCGTGCGCTGGCTGCTCAAGGAAGGTCTGCCCTCACCGCTGTTCGGCCCGGCCATGAAGCTGGGCCAGCTGGTGCGCCCGCTGCTGCCGGCCTCGCTGCAGAACAAGGTGCCTGCGCCCCGCGCCGCCGGCCCGTTGCCCACCCGCACCCACGCGCGCCGCGTGCTGCTGCTGGCGGGTTGCGTGCAGCCGGCCATGATGCCCGGCATCCACAGCGCCACCGCGCGCGTGCTGGACGCCGCCGGCATTCAGGGCGTGCTGGCGCCGGCGGCCGGCTGCTGCGGCGCCGTGAAGTTCCACCTCAACGACCAGAGCGGTGGCATGGCGCAGATGCGCGCCAACATCGACGCCTGGTGGCCGCTGGTCGACGGCCCGAACGCGGTCGAAGCCATCGTGATGAACGCCTCGGGCTGCGGTGTGACGGTGAAGGAATACGGCCACATCTTGCGCGACGACCCGGCCTATGCGGCCAAGGCCGCGCGCATCAGCGAACTCACGCAAGACCTCAGCGAACTGCTGCCCGCGCTGGTGCCCGCGCTGCGGCCTTTGCTCAAACACCAGCCCGACGCCTCGCGCGTGATCGCTTTCCACCCGCCCTGCACCCTGCAGCACGGGCAGAAACTCAAGGGCGGTGTGGAGCAGCACCTGGCCGCGCTCGGTTTCACGGTGCAGGTGGCTAAGAACGAGGCCCACCTGTGCTGCGGCTCGGCCGGCACCTACTCGGTGCTCAACCCGGAGATCGCCTACGAGTTGCGCGACCGCAAGCTCGGTCACCTCGGCGAACTCCAGCCCAGCGTGATCGCCAGCGCCAACATCGGCTGCATCACGCACCTGCAGAGTGGCACCACGACACCGGTGCGGCATTGGGTGGAAGTGCTGGACGAGGCGCTGTCGGCGCCATGA
- a CDS encoding CidA/LrgA family protein: protein MIPALATLLVFQLLGEALVLASGAPMPGPVVGLALLLLTLVLRPSVLGAIKPTAQTLLQHLSLLFVPAGVGVMLHLQRLGNEALAIGVALVVSTLVGLASAALTMAWLMKRTRT, encoded by the coding sequence ATGATCCCTGCGCTGGCCACGCTGCTGGTGTTTCAGTTGTTGGGCGAAGCGCTGGTGCTCGCCTCGGGTGCGCCGATGCCCGGCCCGGTAGTCGGCCTGGCCCTGCTGCTGTTGACGCTGGTCTTGCGGCCCTCGGTGCTGGGCGCCATCAAGCCCACCGCGCAGACGCTGTTGCAGCACCTCTCGTTGTTGTTCGTGCCGGCCGGTGTGGGGGTGATGCTGCACTTGCAGCGCCTGGGCAACGAGGCGCTGGCGATCGGGGTGGCGCTGGTGGTGAGCACGCTGGTGGGACTGGCGAGTGCGGCGCTCACCATGGCCTGGTTGATGAAACGCACCCGCACATGA
- a CDS encoding LrgB family protein, with amino-acid sequence MSPALPGALADIWVYLSATPLLGLTLTLLVYHGAFLLYQRSGFNPLANPVAIAIAVLATLLWATGTPYATYFEGAQFVHFLLGPATVALSIPLFEQLARLKRLWLPIVGALVVGTLAATVTAIGVGWALGASKATLASLAPKSVTSPVAMGIAEKIGGIPSLTAVLVAATGIIGAASARFLFDTLRIKDPVVRGFALGTAAHGIGTARAFQVSEEMGAFAGLAMGLSALFSAVALPLVAGLLLKWV; translated from the coding sequence ATGAGCCCCGCCCTGCCCGGCGCGCTGGCCGACATCTGGGTTTACCTCTCGGCCACGCCACTGCTGGGCCTGACGCTGACGCTGCTGGTCTACCACGGCGCTTTTCTGCTGTACCAGCGCAGCGGTTTCAACCCGCTGGCCAACCCGGTGGCCATCGCCATCGCGGTGCTGGCCACGCTGCTGTGGGCCACGGGCACGCCCTACGCCACCTATTTCGAGGGTGCGCAGTTCGTGCATTTCCTGCTCGGGCCTGCCACCGTGGCGCTGTCCATTCCGCTGTTTGAGCAGCTCGCTCGTTTGAAACGCCTGTGGCTGCCCATCGTGGGCGCGCTCGTGGTCGGCACGCTGGCGGCCACCGTCACGGCCATCGGCGTGGGCTGGGCGCTGGGCGCGTCCAAGGCCACGCTGGCATCGCTGGCGCCCAAGTCGGTCACCAGCCCGGTGGCCATGGGCATCGCCGAGAAGATCGGCGGCATCCCCTCGCTCACCGCCGTGCTGGTGGCGGCCACCGGCATCATCGGTGCGGCCAGCGCACGCTTCCTGTTCGATACCCTGCGCATCAAAGACCCCGTGGTGCGCGGCTTCGCGCTGGGCACGGCCGCGCACGGCATCGGCACCGCGCGTGCGTTTCAGGTGAGCGAAGAGATGGGCGCCTTCGCAGGCCTGGCGATGGGCCTGTCGGCCTTGTTCAGCGCAGTGGCGCTGCCGCTGGTGGCGGGCCTGCTGCTGAAATGGGTCTAG
- a CDS encoding IS630 family transposase — protein sequence MPNAYTRTNVVTLTEMERAELTSMARSRSLPAALALRARIVLACEGSDIASTQVAKALGLDRNTVNKWRGRYVRDRIAGLYDELRPGRPRTVDDERVAQLITKTLHTKPADGSTHWSTRGLAGETGISKSTVARYLQAFQLKPHRVESFKLSTDPLFIEKLRDVVGLYLNPPENALVLCVDEKSQCQALERTQPMLPMGLGYVEGVTHDYVRHGTTTLFAALNVMNGQVLAQCRPRHRHQEFLDFLRTIDKAVPQALDVHCIADNYASHKHPKVRAWLAQRPRWHMHFVPTYSSWLNQVERFFAIITDKAIRRGSFKSVKELTNKINSFVSQYNENCKPFTWMATADSILEKLARLCGRINGTGH from the coding sequence ATGCCCAACGCATACACCCGTACCAATGTGGTCACGCTGACCGAGATGGAGCGTGCCGAATTGACCTCGATGGCGAGATCGCGCTCGCTGCCTGCTGCCCTTGCCTTGAGAGCGCGGATTGTGCTGGCCTGTGAAGGATCGGACATTGCGAGCACGCAGGTTGCCAAAGCGCTAGGGCTGGATCGAAACACGGTGAACAAGTGGCGCGGTCGGTATGTGCGAGATCGCATCGCTGGTCTGTACGATGAGTTGCGCCCGGGACGGCCGCGCACGGTCGATGATGAGCGAGTCGCGCAGCTGATCACCAAGACATTGCACACCAAGCCTGCAGATGGCTCGACGCACTGGAGCACTCGGGGCTTGGCGGGCGAGACAGGCATCAGCAAGAGCACGGTGGCGCGCTACCTGCAGGCGTTCCAACTCAAGCCGCACCGTGTGGAGAGCTTCAAGTTGTCGACCGATCCCCTGTTCATCGAGAAGCTTCGCGATGTGGTCGGGCTGTACCTGAATCCTCCTGAGAACGCGCTGGTGCTATGCGTCGATGAGAAAAGTCAGTGCCAAGCGTTGGAGCGCACTCAGCCCATGCTGCCGATGGGGTTGGGCTATGTGGAAGGCGTGACCCACGACTATGTGCGCCATGGAACGACCACGCTGTTTGCCGCGCTCAACGTGATGAATGGGCAGGTGCTGGCGCAATGCCGCCCGAGGCACCGGCACCAGGAGTTTCTGGACTTCCTGCGCACGATCGACAAGGCGGTGCCGCAGGCACTGGACGTGCACTGCATCGCCGACAACTACGCCAGCCACAAGCACCCGAAGGTGCGCGCCTGGCTCGCACAGCGGCCACGCTGGCATATGCACTTCGTGCCGACCTACTCGAGCTGGCTCAATCAGGTCGAACGCTTCTTCGCCATCATCACCGACAAGGCGATCCGTCGCGGCTCGTTCAAAAGCGTCAAGGAGCTGACGAACAAGATCAACTCATTCGTCAGTCAATACAACGAGAACTGCAAGCCCTTCACCTGGATGGCAACAGCCGACTCGATCCTCGAAAAGCTCGCCCGGCTATGCGGACGAATTAACGGGACAGGACACTAG
- a CDS encoding glutathione peroxidase, producing the protein MSSIHDFEALSIDGKPVSLAQFKGQPMLIVNTASACGFTPQFGGLEKLHKTYGERGLVVLGFPCNQFGSQDPGSNDEIASFCQLNFGVTFPMMEKIDVNGAQAHPLYQWLTAEAPGLLGSKAIKWNFTKFLVGKDGRVIKRYAPQDAPEKLAADIEAALG; encoded by the coding sequence ATGTCCAGCATCCACGACTTTGAAGCCCTCTCCATCGACGGCAAGCCCGTGTCACTTGCACAGTTCAAGGGCCAGCCCATGCTGATCGTCAACACCGCCAGCGCCTGCGGCTTCACGCCGCAGTTTGGCGGGCTGGAAAAGCTGCACAAGACCTACGGCGAGCGTGGCCTGGTGGTGCTGGGTTTTCCATGCAACCAGTTCGGCAGCCAGGACCCGGGCAGCAACGACGAGATCGCCAGCTTCTGCCAGCTCAACTTCGGCGTGACCTTCCCCATGATGGAGAAGATCGACGTCAACGGTGCCCAGGCCCACCCGCTGTACCAGTGGCTCACGGCCGAGGCACCCGGGCTGCTGGGCAGCAAGGCCATCAAGTGGAACTTCACCAAGTTTCTGGTGGGCAAGGACGGGCGGGTCATCAAGCGCTACGCGCCACAGGACGCGCCGGAGAAGCTGGCGGCCGACATTGAAGCCGCTCTGGGCTAG
- the lplT gene encoding lysophospholipid transporter LplT — translation MKRGFYTIMTAQFFSSLADNALFVAAIELLRTRGAPEWQSAALVPLFALFYVVLAPFVGAFADARPKGQVMFISNAIKVAGCLLMLTGVHPLMAYTLVGLGAAAYSPAKYGILTELLPPSQLVKANGWIEGLTIASIILGVLLGGQLVSPWVSAHLLAIDIPGFHTGIHHPAQAAVAALMFVYMLAAWFNTRIPLTGVTPRPMPTNPWALLPDFWRCNSRLWRDRLGQISLATTTLFWGVSGNLRYIVLAWAGAALGYGTTQASSLVGVVALGTAVGAVVASMRMRLDQATRVMPLGIAMGVLVILMNFIDNVWVAAPFLVLLGGLGGFLVVPMNALLQHRGHNLMGAGRSIAVQNFNEQACILTLGAFYSFSTGMGWSAFAAITAFGLLVAGFMALIALWHRHNQRTHPHELERLLEIARRDDLHG, via the coding sequence ATGAAGCGCGGCTTCTACACCATCATGACGGCGCAGTTCTTCAGTTCGCTGGCGGACAACGCGCTGTTCGTGGCCGCCATCGAACTGCTGCGCACGCGCGGTGCGCCCGAGTGGCAAAGCGCCGCCCTCGTCCCCCTGTTTGCCCTGTTCTATGTGGTGCTCGCGCCCTTCGTGGGGGCCTTCGCCGACGCGCGACCCAAAGGCCAGGTCATGTTCATCAGCAACGCCATCAAGGTGGCGGGCTGCCTGCTCATGCTCACCGGCGTGCACCCGCTGATGGCCTACACGCTCGTGGGCCTGGGTGCGGCGGCCTACTCGCCCGCCAAGTACGGCATCCTCACCGAGCTGTTGCCACCGTCGCAACTGGTCAAGGCCAACGGGTGGATCGAAGGCCTCACCATCGCATCCATCATCCTGGGTGTGTTGCTCGGGGGTCAGCTGGTGAGCCCCTGGGTGTCGGCTCACTTGCTGGCGATCGACATCCCGGGCTTTCACACCGGCATCCACCACCCCGCACAAGCAGCCGTGGCCGCGCTGATGTTCGTCTACATGCTGGCCGCCTGGTTCAACACGCGCATCCCGCTCACCGGCGTGACCCCGCGCCCCATGCCCACCAATCCCTGGGCACTGCTGCCCGATTTCTGGCGCTGCAACAGCCGCCTGTGGCGCGACCGCCTGGGCCAGATCTCGCTGGCCACCACCACGCTGTTCTGGGGGGTGTCGGGCAACCTGCGCTACATCGTGCTGGCCTGGGCCGGCGCGGCACTGGGCTACGGCACCACGCAGGCTTCATCGCTGGTGGGCGTGGTGGCGCTGGGCACCGCGGTGGGCGCGGTGGTGGCCTCCATGAGAATGCGGCTGGACCAGGCCACGCGGGTGATGCCGCTGGGCATCGCCATGGGCGTGCTCGTGATCCTCATGAACTTCATCGACAACGTGTGGGTGGCCGCGCCTTTCCTGGTGCTGCTGGGCGGCCTGGGCGGCTTCCTGGTGGTGCCGATGAACGCACTGCTGCAACACCGCGGTCACAACCTCATGGGCGCGGGCCGTTCGATCGCGGTGCAGAACTTCAACGAGCAGGCCTGCATCCTCACGCTGGGCGCGTTCTACAGTTTCTCCACCGGCATGGGTTGGTCGGCCTTTGCGGCCATCACCGCGTTCGGTTTGCTGGTGGCCGGCTTCATGGCCCTGATTGCGCTCTGGCACCGCCACAACCAGCGCACGCACCCACATGAGCTGGAACGGCTATTGGAAATCGCGCGCCGCGACGACCTGCACGGCTAG
- the alr gene encoding alanine racemase, with translation MPRPILATVHPEALRHNLQRARECAPDARVWAVVKANAYGHGIERCFEALRSADGFALLDLAEAERIRALDWRGPILLLEGVFEPRDLELCSRLHLWHTVHCTEQIDWLAAHKTLVPHRVFLKLNSGMNRLGFTPSAFRSAWARLNALPQVDEISLMTHFSDADGARGIAHQVAAFEAATADLPGERTLCNSAALLRNPGDALRGEGVTTLAADWVREGIALYGSAPDFPARSAADWNLQPAMTLSSRIIGVQSLQAGDTVGYGSAFTADGPMRIGVVACGYADGYPRHAPNGTPVLVDGVRTRVVGRVSMDMVTVDLGPVPAAGMGSEVVLWGRAAAGGVLPIDEVASAAGTIGYELMCAVAARVPFST, from the coding sequence ATGCCCCGCCCCATCCTCGCCACCGTTCACCCCGAAGCCCTTCGCCACAACCTGCAACGCGCCCGCGAATGCGCCCCCGACGCGCGTGTCTGGGCGGTGGTCAAGGCCAACGCCTACGGCCACGGCATCGAGCGTTGCTTTGAAGCCTTGCGTTCTGCCGACGGCTTTGCGCTGCTCGATCTGGCCGAGGCCGAGCGCATCCGCGCGCTCGACTGGCGCGGCCCGATCCTGCTGCTCGAAGGCGTGTTCGAGCCGCGCGACCTGGAGCTCTGCTCGCGCCTGCACCTGTGGCACACGGTGCATTGCACCGAGCAGATCGACTGGCTCGCCGCGCACAAGACCCTGGTGCCGCATCGCGTGTTCCTGAAGCTCAACAGCGGCATGAACCGCCTGGGCTTCACGCCCAGCGCTTTTCGCAGCGCCTGGGCGCGGCTCAACGCGTTGCCCCAGGTCGACGAGATTTCGCTCATGACCCACTTCAGTGACGCCGACGGAGCGCGTGGCATTGCCCACCAGGTGGCCGCTTTCGAGGCCGCCACCGCCGACCTGCCGGGCGAGCGCACGCTGTGCAACAGCGCGGCGCTCTTGCGCAATCCGGGCGATGCGCTGCGTGGCGAAGGCGTGACCACACTCGCCGCCGACTGGGTGCGCGAAGGCATTGCGCTGTACGGCAGCGCGCCCGACTTCCCCGCGCGCTCGGCCGCCGACTGGAACCTGCAACCCGCCATGACCTTGTCGAGCCGCATCATTGGCGTGCAGTCCCTGCAGGCCGGTGACACCGTGGGCTACGGCTCGGCCTTCACCGCCGACGGCCCGATGCGCATCGGCGTGGTGGCCTGCGGTTACGCCGACGGTTACCCGCGCCATGCGCCCAACGGCACACCGGTGCTGGTCGATGGCGTGCGCACGCGGGTGGTGGGCCGGGTGAGCATGGATATGGTCACGGTCGACCTCGGGCCCGTGCCCGCCGCGGGCATGGGTTCGGAGGTGGTGTTGTGGGGGCGCGCGGCAGCGGGCGGCGTGTTGCCGATCGACGAGGTCGCGTCGGCGGCGGGCACCATCGGCTACGAGCTGATGTGCGCTGTGGCCGCGCGCGTGCCGTTCTCTACCTGA